In Panicum virgatum strain AP13 chromosome 4N, P.virgatum_v5, whole genome shotgun sequence, a single window of DNA contains:
- the LOC120671282 gene encoding phosphoenolpyruvate phosphatase-like isoform X1 produces the protein MKGWGLLLLSLHVISCLVSGVASGHTSSYVRTEFPSTDIPLESEWFAIPKGYNAPQQVHITQGDYDGKAVIVSWVTPEEPGPSEVFYGKKEKQYDQKSEGTTTNYTFYDYKSGYIHHCLVDGLEYNTKYYYKIGSGDSAREFWFETPPAIDPDASYTFGIIGDLGQTFNSLSTLQHYEKTGGQTVLFVGDLSYADRYKHDDGIRWDSWGRLVERSTAYQPWIWNAGNHEIEYRPDLGETSTFKPYLHRYMTPYLASKSSSPMWYAVRRASAHIIVLSSYSPFVKYTPQWWWLKNEFKRVDREKTPWLIVLMHSPMYNSNEAHYMEGESMRAAFEKWFVKYKVDLVFAGHVHAYERSYRISNVNYNITSGNRYPVPDKSAPVYITVGDGGNQEGLASRFNDPQPDYSAFREASYGHSILQLKNRTHAVYRWNRNDDGNNVPADTVVFHNQYWTSSTRRRRLKKNHFHLENLEDLISLF, from the exons ATGAAGGGCTGGGGTTTGCTGTTGTTATCTCTACATGTTATATCATGCCTAGTTAGTGGTGTCGCCTCTGGTCACACAAGCTCTTACGTGCGTACAGAGTTCCCGTCTACGGATATACCACTAGAAAGTGAATGGTTTGCAATTCCAAAGGGATACAATGCTCCGCAGCAG GTTCATATAACTCAAGGTGACTATGATGGAAAGGCAGTTATCGTATCTTGGGTTACTCCAGAAGAACCTGGGCCAAGTGAAGTGTTTTATggcaagaaggagaagcaataCGACCAGAAATCAGAAGGCACAACAACAAATTATACGTTTTACGACTACAAATCTGGATACATACACCACTGTCTTGTTGATGGCCTTGAG TATAACACTAAATATTATTATAAGATTGGAAGCGGAGATTCAGCTCGAGAATTTTGGTTTGAAACACCTCCAGCAATTGATCCAGATGCATCATACACATTTGGCATCATAG GTGATCTGGGGCAAACGTTTAATTCTCTCTCAACTCTTCAACATTATGAGAAAACAGGAGGGCAAACTGTTCTATTTGTTGGGGACTTGTCATATGCTGATAGATATAAACATGATGATGGCATTCGTTGGGATTCTTGGGGTCGACTTGTTGAACGCAGTACTGCATACCAGCCATGGATTTGGAATGCTGGAAACCATGAAATAGAATACAGGCCTGATCTG GGAGAAACTTCTACATTCAAGCCATATCTGCATAGATATATGACTCCATATTTGGCATCAAAGAGCAGTTCTCCTATGTGGTATGCTGTCAGGCGTGCATCTGCTCATATCATCGTGTTGTCTAGCTACTCACCATTTG TAAAATACACTCCTCAATGGTGGTGGCTGAAAAATGAATTCAAGCGTGTGGACAGGGAGAAGACACCTTGGCTTATAGTTCTCATGCATTCTCCCATGTACAACAGCAATGAGGCACATTATATGGAGGGTGAGAGTATGAGGGCTGCTTTTGAGAAATGGTTTGTGAAGTACAAGGTCGACTTGGTATTTGCAGGTCATGTTCATGCTTATGAGAGATCA TACCGCATTTCGAATGTCAACTACAACATAACATCGGGGAATCGATATCCAGTGCCAGACAAATCTGCTCCTGTTTACATAACTGTTGGTGATGGAGGCAACCAGGAAGGACTTGCTTCAAG GTTTAATGACCCCCAGCCGGACTACTCTGCATTCAGGGAGGCCAGTTACGGCCATTCAATTTTACAACTGAAAAACAGGACTCATGCTGTCTACCGGTGGAATAGAAATGACGATGGGAATAACGTTCCAGCAGACACCGTTGTGTTTCATAACCAATACTG GACAAGCAGCACGCGTCGCAGGAGGCTGAAGAAGAACCATTTCCATCTCGAGAACCTCGAGGATCTGATCTCCCTATTCTAG
- the LOC120671282 gene encoding phosphoenolpyruvate phosphatase-like isoform X2: MKGWGLLLLSLHVISCLVSGVASGHTSSYVRTEFPSTDIPLESEWFAIPKGYNAPQQVHITQGDYDGKAVIVSWVTPEEPGPSEVFYGKKEKQYDQKSEGTTTNYTFYDYKSGYIHHCLVDGLEYNTKYYYKIGSGDSAREFWFETPPAIDPDASYTFGIIGDLGQTFNSLSTLQHYEKTGGQTVLFVGDLSYADRYKHDDGIRWDSWGRLVERSTAYQPWIWNAGNHEIEYRPDLGETSTFKPYLHRYMTPYLASKSSSPMWYAVRRASAHIIVLSSYSPFVKYTPQWWWLKNEFKRVDREKTPWLIVLMHSPMYNSNEAHYMEGESMRAAFEKWFVKYKVDLVFAGHVHAYERSYRISNVNYNITSGNRYPVPDKSAPVYITVGDGGNQEGLASSHKVWWCLRPWFELSSSCSPQHRRYTVPPAHYCFFFSKLL; encoded by the exons ATGAAGGGCTGGGGTTTGCTGTTGTTATCTCTACATGTTATATCATGCCTAGTTAGTGGTGTCGCCTCTGGTCACACAAGCTCTTACGTGCGTACAGAGTTCCCGTCTACGGATATACCACTAGAAAGTGAATGGTTTGCAATTCCAAAGGGATACAATGCTCCGCAGCAG GTTCATATAACTCAAGGTGACTATGATGGAAAGGCAGTTATCGTATCTTGGGTTACTCCAGAAGAACCTGGGCCAAGTGAAGTGTTTTATggcaagaaggagaagcaataCGACCAGAAATCAGAAGGCACAACAACAAATTATACGTTTTACGACTACAAATCTGGATACATACACCACTGTCTTGTTGATGGCCTTGAG TATAACACTAAATATTATTATAAGATTGGAAGCGGAGATTCAGCTCGAGAATTTTGGTTTGAAACACCTCCAGCAATTGATCCAGATGCATCATACACATTTGGCATCATAG GTGATCTGGGGCAAACGTTTAATTCTCTCTCAACTCTTCAACATTATGAGAAAACAGGAGGGCAAACTGTTCTATTTGTTGGGGACTTGTCATATGCTGATAGATATAAACATGATGATGGCATTCGTTGGGATTCTTGGGGTCGACTTGTTGAACGCAGTACTGCATACCAGCCATGGATTTGGAATGCTGGAAACCATGAAATAGAATACAGGCCTGATCTG GGAGAAACTTCTACATTCAAGCCATATCTGCATAGATATATGACTCCATATTTGGCATCAAAGAGCAGTTCTCCTATGTGGTATGCTGTCAGGCGTGCATCTGCTCATATCATCGTGTTGTCTAGCTACTCACCATTTG TAAAATACACTCCTCAATGGTGGTGGCTGAAAAATGAATTCAAGCGTGTGGACAGGGAGAAGACACCTTGGCTTATAGTTCTCATGCATTCTCCCATGTACAACAGCAATGAGGCACATTATATGGAGGGTGAGAGTATGAGGGCTGCTTTTGAGAAATGGTTTGTGAAGTACAAGGTCGACTTGGTATTTGCAGGTCATGTTCATGCTTATGAGAGATCA TACCGCATTTCGAATGTCAACTACAACATAACATCGGGGAATCGATATCCAGTGCCAGACAAATCTGCTCCTGTTTACATAACTGTTGGTGATGGAGGCAACCAGGAAGGACTTGCTTCAAG CCACAAGGTTTGGTGGTGTTTGAGGCCATGGTTTGAACTTTCAAGTTCGTGCTCACCTCAGCATCGGAGATACACAGTTCCTCCTGCGCATTATTGCTTCTTCTTTAGCAAACTCTTATGA